One genomic window of Actinomycetota bacterium includes the following:
- a CDS encoding methyl-accepting chemotaxis protein: protein MRYGSREFEKALYDASRRLLVKSSLSVITIPVVVLALFSLTIFGFTAHQYLVFVYALVAVVIPLIAVFAIAYLARQRRLVRRLDSWYVTERDPHSQSDRGLAVGLQRTLYRSSYEHAAINSAAIFLSITLGVLAFGGMADFTPYMSVAYISLGVVLAVTDFFVTLFISQREMRPVLRIFLADCGGFGFYSAPGTVWKLGAFSLLILVLALGITWIASSYISSDMLKEDLEERGRDNVRLLSIELDTLLDEGAPREDLQGISSELALSDDERLAVYDERGREVFSFSRGTVGDDTWEELTASMAGTEDAVFSGFEQVGNREYLVTAAPLELNEGWVLLRVDLTQIPFHALWSLTPTMLLLLLLGACVAIYLTLLLSHNIADPIKRLVKTSRVVATGNLAVEVPVDSLDDFGELSSSYSEMLSSLRHISGELRQTSGEVSEGADSIVAVSEQIMAAIEELNALVQDLSGQIEHEVEQIKNVEEIMGSVAETISMSHAKASQSYEIGQDAERLVMEGREYAHDAVEKISEFKDILEESMEAVISLGESSQKIGTIVDIITRIADQTNLLALNAAIEAARVPEFGKGFAVVADEVKKLAQEAAGSAQRIHELVRAIQDDVETAKGLMEKGTMGMFVGMETVERTDTSLLSISDVVNRMARMVGSIAEASSRELDESERLADSLNAMKDQVEATAQAYEEIGASSEEQTAVTTELTGTAERLSEIANKLQEMVANFKIS from the coding sequence TTGCGGTACGGAAGCAGAGAGTTCGAGAAAGCGTTGTATGACGCCTCCCGGAGGCTGCTCGTAAAGTCATCCCTCTCGGTCATAACCATACCCGTCGTCGTGCTCGCCCTCTTCTCCCTGACCATATTCGGGTTCACCGCCCACCAGTACCTGGTCTTCGTCTACGCCCTGGTGGCGGTGGTGATACCCCTCATCGCCGTCTTCGCCATCGCCTACCTGGCCAGGCAGCGCCGCCTCGTGCGCCGCCTCGATTCCTGGTACGTGACTGAAAGGGACCCGCACTCACAGTCCGACCGTGGACTCGCGGTGGGCCTGCAGAGGACCCTCTACAGGTCGAGCTACGAGCATGCCGCCATCAACTCCGCGGCCATCTTTCTCAGCATCACCCTCGGCGTCCTCGCCTTCGGCGGCATGGCCGATTTCACCCCCTACATGTCCGTCGCCTATATCTCGCTGGGAGTGGTGCTGGCAGTCACCGACTTCTTCGTCACCCTCTTCATCTCCCAGCGCGAGATGCGCCCCGTGCTCCGGATCTTCCTGGCTGATTGCGGCGGCTTCGGTTTTTATTCCGCGCCGGGGACCGTCTGGAAGCTGGGGGCCTTCTCGCTGCTCATCCTGGTGCTGGCGCTCGGTATCACCTGGATCGCTTCCTCCTACATCTCCAGCGACATGCTCAAGGAGGACCTGGAAGAGCGGGGCCGGGACAACGTGCGCCTGCTCTCCATCGAGCTGGATACCCTCCTGGACGAGGGCGCACCCCGGGAGGACCTCCAGGGGATCTCGTCCGAGCTGGCCTTGAGCGACGACGAGAGGCTCGCGGTCTACGACGAGAGGGGCAGGGAGGTCTTCTCTTTTTCGCGGGGCACGGTGGGCGATGACACCTGGGAGGAACTTACCGCCAGCATGGCGGGCACGGAAGATGCCGTCTTCAGCGGGTTCGAGCAGGTCGGCAACCGCGAATACCTCGTCACCGCGGCCCCCCTCGAGCTCAACGAAGGCTGGGTGCTGTTGCGCGTCGACCTGACCCAGATACCCTTTCACGCCCTGTGGAGCCTGACCCCGACCATGCTGCTGCTCCTGCTCCTGGGGGCGTGTGTCGCGATCTACCTCACCCTGCTCCTGTCCCATAATATCGCGGACCCCATAAAGCGCCTGGTCAAGACATCCCGCGTAGTGGCCACCGGGAACCTGGCCGTCGAGGTCCCCGTGGACTCCCTGGACGATTTCGGCGAGCTCTCGAGTTCCTATTCCGAGATGCTCTCCTCTCTCCGCCATATCAGCGGCGAGCTGCGGCAGACCTCCGGCGAGGTCAGCGAGGGCGCCGACAGCATCGTCGCCGTCTCCGAACAGATCATGGCGGCCATCGAGGAGTTGAACGCCCTGGTGCAGGACCTCTCGGGGCAGATAGAACACGAGGTGGAACAGATCAAGAACGTCGAGGAGATAATGGGCAGCGTGGCGGAGACGATATCCATGTCCCACGCCAAGGCCAGCCAGAGCTACGAGATCGGCCAGGACGCCGAGAGGCTGGTGATGGAGGGGAGGGAGTACGCGCACGACGCCGTGGAGAAGATCTCCGAGTTCAAGGACATCCTGGAGGAATCGATGGAGGCCGTGATATCTCTAGGGGAGAGTTCCCAGAAGATCGGCACCATCGTGGATATCATCACCCGAATCGCGGACCAGACCAACCTCCTGGCCCTGAACGCCGCTATCGAAGCGGCGAGGGTGCCAGAGTTCGGGAAGGGCTTCGCGGTGGTCGCGGACGAGGTCAAGAAACTGGCCCAGGAAGCGGCCGGTTCAGCGCAGCGTATCCACGAGCTGGTGAGGGCCATACAGGACGACGTGGAGACGGCGAAGGGCCTCATGGAGAAGGGGACCATGGGTATGTTCGTAGGCATGGAGACGGTGGAGCGCACCGACACCTCGCTCCTTTCCATCTCGGACGTGGTGAACCGCATGGCCAGGATGGTGGGGTCCATAGCCGAGGCCTCCTCGCGCGAACTCGACGAGAGCGAAAGGCTGGCGGATTCGCTGAACGCCATGAAGGACCAGGTCGAAGCCACCGCGCAGGCTTACGAAGAGATAGGGGCCTCCTCCGAGGAACAGACCGCGGTGACCACGGAGCTCACCGGTACGGCCGAGAGGCTCTCGGAGATCGCCAACAAGCTGCAGGAGATGGTAGCCAACTTCAAGATATCCTGA